A portion of the Clostridiales bacterium genome contains these proteins:
- a CDS encoding response regulator transcription factor produces the protein MKKIFIIEDDKKICGELSTFLSRNGYTCEAPDGFDNIIENTLSARPNLVLLDINLPVYDGYYICREIRKRSDVPIIVVTSRDTEIDELMSLNIGADDFIAKPYNTQILLARISSVLKRSSREIAADHIDCGDFIINLSKSVIEHAGREIELTKNELKILTCLYEHKGSIVSRDELMLKLWDSDMFIDDNTLTVNINRLRRKLEDAHLTQLIETKRGQGYIIK, from the coding sequence ATGAAAAAAATATTTATTATTGAAGATGACAAAAAAATATGTGGGGAGCTTTCCACATTTCTCTCAAGAAATGGTTATACTTGTGAAGCGCCGGATGGATTTGACAACATAATAGAAAATACACTGTCTGCCAGGCCGAATCTGGTGTTGCTCGATATCAACCTTCCGGTTTATGACGGATATTATATATGCCGTGAAATAAGAAAACGCTCGGATGTCCCGATAATAGTAGTTACAAGCAGGGATACCGAAATTGACGAGCTCATGTCCCTGAACATCGGTGCCGACGACTTTATAGCGAAGCCGTATAATACCCAAATACTCCTTGCACGTATTTCCTCCGTGCTTAAAAGATCATCGCGGGAAATTGCTGCGGATCATATCGACTGCGGGGATTTTATCATAAATCTTTCTAAAAGCGTTATTGAGCATGCCGGCAGGGAGATAGAACTTACTAAAAATGAACTTAAAATACTTACATGCCTGTATGAACATAAGGGCAGTATCGTAAGCCGCGACGAACTTATGCTTAAGCTCTGGGATAGCGATATGTTTATCGATGACAACACTTTGACAGTCAATATAAACAGGCTTCGCAGAAAGCTTGAGGATGCTCATCTTACGCAGCTTATTGAGACAAAGAGGGGACAAGGGTATATTATAAAATGA
- a CDS encoding sensor histidine kinase: MNVWDFLKEKIVYVISQSITASLIGLIIWLLNPVGFYPLFFLIGMLYVTGAAVPLIAEYVAKKSFYGNLICVFDSLDRKNLIAEIIAPPAFREGMILYDIVKRCNKAMLEEINKYKYMQDEYREYMELWVHEIKTPIASSMLIAQNNKSDAMDSISEELEKIEAFVEQVLFYSRSNTVEKDYIIKEVNLKELCFDVLKKGSKLFIHNKIGVETENLDITVFCDAKWLIFILNQILTNSVKYTNRSNARIKIYAQKSDNSIILSVEDNGIGIRGNELPRIFDKGFTGTNGRKNERSTGMGLYICKKLCDKLGLAINAYSEYGKGTRISIVFPKSSMMDIR, translated from the coding sequence ATGAATGTTTGGGACTTTTTAAAGGAAAAAATCGTGTACGTGATATCTCAGTCTATAACAGCATCTTTAATCGGCCTGATTATATGGCTACTGAATCCTGTCGGTTTCTATCCGCTGTTTTTTCTTATAGGCATGCTGTATGTAACAGGTGCAGCAGTCCCTCTGATAGCTGAATATGTGGCTAAAAAGAGTTTTTATGGAAACCTTATTTGCGTCTTTGATTCCCTTGACAGAAAAAACCTGATTGCCGAGATTATTGCTCCTCCCGCCTTTAGAGAAGGCATGATTTTGTATGATATAGTAAAGAGATGTAACAAAGCGATGCTGGAGGAAATAAACAAATACAAATATATGCAGGATGAATACCGGGAGTATATGGAACTCTGGGTACATGAAATAAAAACCCCTATTGCGTCATCGATGTTGATAGCGCAGAATAATAAAAGCGATGCTATGGACAGCATATCCGAAGAGCTCGAAAAGATAGAGGCTTTTGTGGAGCAGGTTCTGTTTTATTCAAGGAGCAATACCGTTGAAAAGGATTATATAATAAAAGAAGTCAATTTAAAGGAACTTTGCTTTGACGTCCTAAAAAAGGGTTCAAAACTTTTTATCCACAATAAGATCGGGGTTGAAACGGAGAATCTGGACATAACTGTTTTTTGCGATGCCAAGTGGCTTATTTTTATATTGAATCAGATACTTACAAATTCCGTTAAATACACGAACAGATCCAATGCCAGGATTAAAATCTATGCGCAAAAATCGGATAACAGCATAATATTGTCTGTGGAAGATAACGGAATCGGCATCAGGGGAAATGAACTTCCAAGGATATTCGACAAGGGTTTTACCGGCACCAACGGAAGAAAAAACGAAAGATCCACCGGGATGGGGCTGTATATATGCAAGAAGCTTTGCGATAAGCTGGGTCTTGCGATAAATGCATATTCGGAATATGGCAAAGGCACAAGGATAAGCATAGTATTTCCTAAAAGTTCGATGATGGATATAAGATAG
- a CDS encoding ABC transporter ATP-binding protein yields MSEILKVLNVEKYYGNKSNITKAIDNVSFNVEMGEFVGIMGASGSGKTTLLNCISTIDTVTSGHIYIRGKDITEMKSRSLAKFRREEIGFIFQDFNLLDTLTGFENIILPLSISGVNHREAEKRVMDVAGKLGINDILPKYPYEMSGGQRQRTAAARAIITNPAMILADEPTGALDSKSARMLLESLEHLNKKLNATILMVTHDAFTASYCSRILFIKDGKMFNEIIKGNDTRKEFFSKIIDVVTLLGGDVQNVL; encoded by the coding sequence ATGTCGGAGATATTGAAGGTTTTAAACGTCGAAAAATATTATGGCAATAAGAGCAACATTACAAAAGCTATTGACAATGTAAGTTTTAATGTAGAGATGGGGGAATTCGTAGGCATAATGGGCGCATCCGGAAGCGGAAAAACTACGCTTTTAAACTGCATATCCACTATCGACACAGTTACAAGCGGTCATATATATATCAGAGGCAAGGATATAACCGAAATGAAAAGCCGATCCCTTGCCAAGTTCAGGAGGGAAGAGATAGGTTTTATATTCCAGGATTTTAATCTTTTGGACACTCTGACGGGTTTTGAAAATATTATACTTCCCTTGAGCATATCCGGAGTAAATCACAGGGAAGCAGAAAAGAGAGTAATGGATGTCGCCGGAAAGCTTGGCATAAATGATATTCTACCAAAGTATCCATATGAAATGTCAGGCGGCCAGAGGCAGAGGACTGCGGCTGCGAGGGCGATTATTACGAACCCTGCCATGATACTTGCGGATGAACCGACTGGGGCACTGGATTCAAAATCGGCCCGCATGCTCCTTGAAAGTCTCGAGCATCTTAATAAAAAATTGAATGCCACCATTCTGATGGTGACTCACGATGCTTTTACAGCAAGCTACTGCAGCAGGATACTTTTTATAAAAGATGGGAAGATGTTCAATGAGATAATAAAAGGAAACGATACCAGAAAGGAATTTTTCAGCAAGATAATCGATGTTGTAACTCTCC